The following nucleotide sequence is from Nesterenkonia xinjiangensis.
TGAAGGACATGGATGCGATGATCCTTGCCGCGCTGCTGCGCATGCGTCGCGAGGGGCACCGGCCGGAGCGAGACATCATCTTCGCCTTCTTCGCCGACGAGGAGGACAACGGCACCTACGGCGCCGGCTGGCTGGTGAAGAACCACCCGGAGCTCTTCGCGGGCGCCACCGAGGCCATCAGCGAGGTCGGCGGATTCTCGACAGAGATCGCCGGCACCCGCGCCTATCTCATCCAGACCGGTGAGAAGGGCTTGCACTGGACGAAGATGATCGCCTCGGGCACCGCCGGGCACGGCTCCGCGGTCCAGACCGACAACGCCGTCGTCACCCTCGGTGCTGCCGTCGCGCGCATCGGCGAGCACGAGTGGCCCATCGAGTACACCAAGACCACCCGGGCCCTGATGGAGCAGCTCTCCGAGCTCACCGGCATCCCCTTCGACGAGCAGGACCCCTCCGCGCTGCTGGAGGCCACCGGCAGCACCTCGAAGTTCATCGCCGCCACGCTGCGCAACACCTCCAACCCGACGGTGCTGGAGGCCGGTTACAAGCACAACGTGGTCCCGGGCACCGCCGAGGCGCTCGTCGACGCCCGTACCCTGCCGGACCAGGACGAGAAGGTCGCGGCCACGCTGCAGGAGCTGGCCGGGGACAAGATCCGCTTCGAGCTGCAGAACGGCGGACCCTCTCTGGAAGTGCCGTTCTCCGGGGCCTTGGTGGAGGACATGGTCGCCTCGCTGCGAGCGGAGGACCCCGAAGGCGTCGTGCTCCCGTACATGCTCGGCGGCGGCACGGACAATAAGCACCTCTCCGCGCTGGGCATCGCCGGCTACGGGTTCGCCCCGCTGCAGCTCCCTGCGGAGCTGGACTTCACCGGCATGTTCCACGGGGTCGACGAGCGCGTGCCGGTGGACTCGCTGATCTTCGGCGTGCGGGTGCTGCATCGTTTCCTGGCCGCCCAGTGACGGAACGGGCCGGTCACTGCCCGTCACTGCCCGCGCAACACCGCCTGAGAGGACATTCCCAATGGGCCCTGACCACCGTGACCTCCTCGCCGAGAATCCCGATCCACGGGTGCGTGAGCTGGTCTCCCATGTGCTGACCCCGGAGCTGCTGGACCGCGTCCGATCACGTGCACCGGCCTACGACGAACGCAACGAGTTCTGCCACGAGGACCTGGCCGAGCTGATCGAGGCCGGTTACCTGCGGGCACTCGTGCCGGAGGAGCTGGGAGGGCTGGGCTGGGACCTGCCGGACCTGGTCGCGGGGCAGCGGCTGCTGGCGGCGCACGCCCCGGCCACCGCGCTGGCGGTCAACATGCACCACGTGTGGGTGTCCGCAGCTCGGCAGATGGTGGCCCGCGGTCATTCGGAGTTTCGACAGGTCCTCGAGGAGGCCGCGGCGGAGGAGATCTTCGCCTTCGGGATCTCCGAACCGGGCAACGACGCGGTCCTCTTCGACTCCGGCACCGAAGCCCGTGTCGCCGAGGACGGCTCGGTCAGCTTCACGGGGATCAAGATCTTCACGACGCTCGCACCCGTGTGGACCCGGCTGGGTCTCTTCGGACGCGACGTCGACGGCGGCGAGACGCCGCTGATCTTCGGCTTCCTCGAGCGCGAGGCCGACGGCTGGCGCAGCCTCGACGACTGGGACACCCTGGGCATGCGGGCCACCCAGTCGCACACCACCGTCCTGGAGGGGGCGCGGGTGCCGGCCGGACGGATCGTGCGACGACTGCCAGCGGCTCCGAACCGGGACCCGCTCGTCTTCGCGATCTTCTCCTCATTCCTCGGGCTGCTCGCCGCGGTCTACACCGGCATCGGGGATCGCGCCCTGGAGCTGGCTGTCGCGCACGCCGGCTCCCGCACCGCCCGCACCACCGGGCAGCCGCTCAGCACCGATCCGGACATCCGCTACCGGCTGGCCGAGGCGCGGCTGCATCAGCTCGTCCTCGACGCGCAGCTGCGGGGCGTGATCGAGGACATCGAGACCGGCGCAGATCACGGAGAGCTGTGGTTTCCCCGGCTGGTCACGCTGCGCACCAGCGCCACCCGCACGGCTCGCGACGTCGTCGACACCGCGCTCCAGGTCAGCGGGGGAGGGCAGTACCGGCGGCTCAGTGAGCTCAGCCGGCTCTATCGGGACGTCCTGGCCGGTGTGCACCACCCCTCCGACGACGAGTCCGCCCATAGGACGTTGGCGACGTCGCTGCTGGGCCCCCTTGAGGGATGATCCGCCGCCGGCGGGCGCGTGTCAGCTGCGGCGACGCTCAGAGGGTGGGCCGGACCTTCATGATCCGGCGACGCAGCCAGTATTTGCGCACCCCTCCGGTGTACAGGCGGCTGCGGCGCAGCTCCCATTTGCCGTATTCCGCGTGGTCGACGATCCGTCGTCGGACCTCTGTGAGGGATTCTCTGGGCTGACAGGTGATCACCATGTACTCCCAGTGCAGGCCGGACGCATCGTCGGCCGTGTACCGGGCGGCGGAGGAGGGGAACGCGGAGAACTGCTGGGACATTCCTGCCGATCACGCTCACTCTCTGGAGTGCGGCCGAAGGGCGATGTCAGCGCGGCATCGCCTCTGCGATTGAGTGCACCCTAGCACCCGTTCCCCGCACTGTGGTCACGCGCGTCGGGAACGTGTCCGGAAACTCTCCCCGAGGTCTTACCCCACGGCCTGGGCGTTGGTACGGTGTGCCTATGAACATCGATCCCCGCGTCGCATTGAGCACGCTGACGAACGCTCTTGAAGAGCATCTCTCTGCTTCACTCAACCGCCGAGGCGAGCAGGACCCGTCGGTCGAGGCTGCCTTCTACGGGATCGCCGACGCCTTCGAAGGCTACGAGGACGCGCTCTTCGCCGCGACCGGAGAGGTCACCCCGCTCGACCTCTACGACGAGGACGAGGACTCCGACGACGCGTTGGACGAGGACGACGAGGATGACGACGTCCTGGAAGAGGACCTCGAAGACGACGAGGACCTCGACTCCGAGGACGACGAGGAGCGTGACGAGGGGCGACGCTAGAGGCCCTGCTGCGGGGCGCCGCGCACACGGTGTCGGATCTCACCCGGTGAGGTGGACCGCCGGACCGCCCTGGATGATCTAGGCTCAGCCTGTGCAGTGGATTGAAGCGATCATCCTGGGACTGGTCCAGGGCCTCACCGAGTTCCTCCCGGTCTCCTCCTCGGCGCATCTGCGCATCGTGGGGGAGTTCCTCCCAGGAGCGGCAGACCCCGGCTCCGCGTTCACCGCGATCACCCAGCTCGGCACGGAGACGGCGGTGCTCGTCTATTTCTGGCGGGACATCGTGCGCATCCTGCGGGCCTGGTTCGCCGCCCTGACCGGCAGGCTTCCGCATCGGGACCCGGATGTGCGCATGGGCTGGCTCATCATCGTCGGCACCATCCCGATCGTGGTGCTCGGCCTGCTCTTCGAAGATCTGATCGACACCACTTTCCGGACGCTCTGGCTGGTGGCCACGATGCTGATCATCTTCGGCGTGCTGCTGGCCGTGGCCGACGCCACCGGTCGGCAGGCCAAGCCGTTGGCCGAGCTGAGCATCCGAGACGGCATCCTCTTCGGCTTCGCCCAGGCGTTGGCGCTCATCCCGGGGGTCTCGCGATCCGGCGGGACGATCACCGCCGGTCTGCTGATGGGCTACACCCGTGAGGCGGCTGCCCGGTACTCCTTCCTGCTCGCGGTGCCGGCGGTCTTCGGCTCCGGCCTCTACAAGCTCCTGGGCTCTGTGGGGGAACAGTCCGGACCGTACACGATGGGCCAGACCATGGTCGCCACCGTGGTGGGCTTCGCTGTGGCGTACGTGATCATCGGCTGGTTCCTGCGCTATGTGTCCAGCCACTCGTACACGCTCTTCGTCAACTACCGCATCGTGGTGGGCCTGCTGGTCTACGCGCTGCTGGGCCTGGGCATCATCAACGCCTGAGCGGAGGCCGCAGGAATCGACAGGCTGGAAATACCCAGTCCGTGGCCGACGTTGTCCACTGACCGGACTGCCCGCGCAGAAAGGACCCCCACGCGTGAAATCCTGGACCTCCCCGGTCGTGCCGACCCTCCCGCCCCTGCCGGAGGCTCTGCAGCTGCACGACACCGCGCGCGGAGGTCTGGCCGACGTGGCCTCCCGCGACGGCCTGGGCTCGCTCTACGTCTGCGGCATCACCCCCTATGACGCCACGCATCTGGGCCACGCGAACACCTACCTCCAGTTCGATCTGCTGGTCCGCTACTGGCGCGCCTGCGGCCTGGACGTCCGCTATGTGCAGAACGTCACCGACATCGATGATCCCCTCCTGGAACGTGCCGAGACCACCGGCGTGGACTGGCGCGTCCTGGCCGAGGACCAGACGGAGCTCTTCCGGACCGACATGCAGGCCCTCGGCGTGATCGCCCCGGACGTCTATCTCGGTGCCGTGGAGACCATCCCTGATGTCGTCGAGGACGTCGAGGCGCTGGTCTCCCACGGGGTGGGGTACCCCGTGCCGGTCCCCGCCGAGGACCTTCCCGAGGGGGTGGCGCAGGCGCACGACGTCTACTTCGACATCGCCGCCGCCCAGGCGCGCACGGGCTGGCGGCTGGGAAGCGTCGGCGCCTACGACCGCGGCACGATGGAGGAGCTCTTCCCGGAGCGCGGGGGAGATCCTGACCGTCCGGGCAAGCGGGATCCGCTGGACCCGCTCCTGTGGAGGGCCCGCCGTGACGGTGAGCCCTCGTGGGACGGCCGGAGCCTCGGCGAGGGACGTCCGGGCTGGCACATCGAGTGTTCGGTGATCGCCCGACGCCATCTGCCGGCTCCCTTCACCGTCCAGGGCGGAGGGTCGGATCTGCGTTTCCCCCATCATGAGTTCTCTGCCGCCCACGCCACCGCCGCCGAAGGGCTCCCGCTGGCCGAGAGCTACGTCCACACCGGCATGGTGGGGCTCGACGGAGAGAAGATGTCGAAGTCCCGCGGCAACCTCGTGCTGGTCTCCCGGCTGCGCCGGGAAGGAGTGGACCCTCAGCTGATCCGGGTGGCGCTGCTGGGCCAGCACTGGCGGCACGACTGGAGCTGGAGCGATGACCTTCTCGACCACGCCCAGGTGCGGATGGACCGTTGGAACGCGGCACTGGGCCGCGCCCCGGAGACGCACGACGGCAGCCCCGACGTCGCCGAGGACCTGCAGTACGCGCTGCATGCCGCGCTGTCGATGAACCTCAACGCCCCGGCTGCGCTGGATCAGCTGGACCTGTGGGCGTCCGGGCAGATCGCGGGGGGCACCGGTCAGGACAGGGTGCGCGAGGTCGTCGCCGGGCTGCTGGGCCTCCGATTGGGCTGAGGCTCCGGGGCTGTTCAGCCGTCTCCGGGCTCCGGGGGCCGCCGGCGGCGCAGGTAGCGTTCGAATTCTCGGGCGATGGCCTCGCCGCTGGCCTCCGGGAGGCTCGGCGTGTCGGTGGCCTCCTCCAGTCGCTGGACGTACTCGGCGATGTCGGTGTCCTCCTGAGCGAGCTCGTCGACCCCACGCTCCCACGCCTCCGCGTCCTCGGCGACCTCCTCGACCTCCAGGGTGAGGCCGAGCAGATCCTCGAGCTGCCGCATCAGTGCCAGCTGCGCTTTCGGGGAGGGCGCCTGACCGACGTAGTGCGGCACCGCCGCCCAGAGCGACACCGCCGGGATCCCGGCCTGGTTCGCTGTGTGCGCGAGGACTCCGACGATCCCGGTGGGCCCCTCATAGGTGGGTGCGTCCACATCCAGGGCGTCCTGCAGGGCGGCGTCCTCGCTGGAGAGCGCGGCGGGGATCGGACGGGTGTGCGGCACATCGGCGAGCAGGGCCCCCACCAGGACGATGGCAGCGACATCATGCTCGACCGCCTTGGTGAGTATCTCCGCCGTGAACGCCTGCCAGCGGAAGCTGGGCTCCACCCCGTTGACCAGCAGGAGATCAAGCGGCGTGGACTCCGGGCGTGCCCGGTAGATCCTGGTGGCGGGCCAGACGATCTCCCGGTGCGTCCCGGTGCGTCGCACCCGGGGGCGGGTGAACTGATAGTCGTAGTAGTCCTCATCGTCGATGCGCTCCACGAGCTCGCCGTCGGCGGCCGTGGTGATCGACCGGACGGCGGAGGAGGCGGCACCACCGGCGTCGTTCCATCCCTCGAAGGCCAGCACCATCACGGTGGGGCGCGCGTCGGGAGTCTCTGCGGACTCGCGCAGGTGATGGATGAACCGGGCCGCGCGGGCCTCGGTCTCCTGGGGGGCGTCCTCGGGCTGGCTCTGCTCATCCACGCTTCTCACACTAGCCCTGGCGCCGAGGGGAGGGAAGTGCTGACCAGGGCGTGTGACGTCGGTGACGGCGTGAGCGCGGGAGCGGCCCTTAGGATGGATCCCATGCTCTCCCACACCTCCTCGGCCGATCCGTCCCGTCCGCTCCAGGCGGTGTTCTGGGACATGGACGGGACCCTCGTCGACACCGAGCCCTACTGGATCGCCTCCGAGTACGAGCTCGTCGCCGCGCACGGCGGCACCTGGTCCGAGGAACAGGCCCATTCGCTGGTGGGGCAGGCGCTCACCCACAGCGCAGCGGTGCTGCAGGCCGCCGGGGTGGATCTGAGCGTCCGGGAGATCATCGACCACCTCATCGGCAGGGTCGTGGCGAAGGTCCGGGAAGAGATGCCGTGGCGCCCCGGGGCCCGTGAGCTGCTGCAGGAGCTGCACGCCGCGGGGGTCCGCTGTGCGCTGGTGACCATGAGCGAGGGTCCGCTGGCCCATGAGGTCGTGGACGCTCTGCCTGAGGGGCAGATCGAGTTCATCGTCTCCGGAGACATGGTGACCCGCGGCAAGCCTGATCCGGAGGCCTACCACCGGGCCTTCGAGCGCATGGCCGCAGACCACCCCGAGCCGCTGGAGCGCGGACGCTGCCTGGCCGTGGAGGATTCCGTGCCGGGCACCGCCGCCGCCGCCGACTCCGGGATCGTCACCCTCGCTGTGCCGCATATGAGCCCGCTGCCGGACTCCGGTCGCTGGCACGTGCTGCCCAGTCTGCGCGGCCTCGGGGTCGATGCCCTGGAGCGCCTGGTCTCGGTGTCGCCGGGGAGCGCGCTCGGCTCCCTGGTGCGCCCATGACCCGGCGCCTGAGCGGCGGCGGATTCACGATCGCCCGTGTGGCGGGCACCCCGGTGCGCCTGCAGTACTCCTGGTTCCTGGTCAGCGCGGTGATCGTGGTGCTCTTCGGGCCGCAGGTGCAGCGCATCTTCCCGGAGATCGGTCCGCTGGCGTACCTCGTCGCGGCCGCCTATGCGGTGCTGCTGCTGGTCTCGGTGCTGGCCCATGAGCTCGCGCACGCGCTCACCGCCCGAGCCTTCGGCTGGCCCTCCACGGAGATCGAGCTGAACCTCTGGGGCGGGCACACCCAGTTCGTCACCCGGGGCGCCACTCCCGGGAAGTCGCTGGCCGTCGCCCTGGCCGGGCCGGCCGCGAACCTGCTCATCGCCGCCGTCGGCTGGGCGCTCATCGAGGCGCTGGAGCCGGTGGGGGTGCTGGGCATGCTCGCCTCCGTCACCGTGCTGGTCAACTTCCTCGTCGGCGTCTTCAACCTGCTGCCCGGGCATCCGCTGGACGGCGGGCGCATCGTGGAGTCTGCGGTGTGGCGCTCCACCGGCAGCCAGGATCGCGGCATGCTGGCCTCCGGCTGGGCCGGACGTGCCGTGGTCGTGGCGATCGCGGCCACCGTGCTGGCGCTGGCGGCATCGGGGTCTCCACGGGTCAGCATCCTGGTCGTGGTGGTGGCCACCATGGTGTGCTTCTTCCTCTGGCAGGGCGCCGGCGAGTCTGTGCGGCTGGCTCGGGCCCGGCTCGCGCACCGCCGCGGCCTCGACGGCGGGCGCGAGGGCTCCCAGGAGCGATAGGCTCTTCGGTGAGCCCGACGGCGCCCGCCAGGGTGCCCGCGCGAGCAGCGACCTGACACCCTTTCGACGAGAGTGAGATCCGTGAGCACCACCCCCGAGTCCGACCCGGCAGCATCCGTGACCGAGGGTCGCGGCCCTGTGGGCGTGCACATGCGCAAGGGCCCGCTGCAGGCAGGACAGCGCGTGCAGCTGACCGACCGGCGGGGGAGGCCCAGCACCATCACGCTCCAGCGTGGCGGCGAGTGGCACACGCACCAGGGCGTGCTGCGCCATGACACGCTGATCGGCCAGCCGGAGGGGATCGTGGTCGCCAACGACGCCGACCATCAGTACCAGGTGCTGCGGCCCCTGCTCAACGACTACGTCCTCTCCATGCCGCGCGGGGCGACCGTGGTGTACCCGAAGGATTCTGCGCAGATCGTGCAGATCGCCGACGTCTTCCCCGGAGCGCACGTGGTCGAGGCGGGCGTGGGCTCCGGAGCCCTCTCGCTGTCCCTGCTGCGTGCCGTCGGCGATCAGGGCACCGTGCACTCCTACGAGCGCCGAGAGGACTTCGCAGAGATCGCTCGGGGGAACGTCGAGGGCTTCTTCGGCCAGCGGCACCCCGGCTGGCAGGTCCACGTCGGAGACATGCAGGAGCAGGTGCCGCGGATCGAGGCACCGGGCTCGGTGGACCGGGTGGTGCTGGACATGCTGGCGCCCTGGGAATGCCTCGACGCCGTCCGCCGCGCGCTGGCGCCCGGTGGTGTCTGGGTCAGCTACGTCGCCACCGTCACCCAGCTGTCGCGGCTGGCCGAGGCGATCCGCGCCTCCGGGGTCTTCACGGAGCCGGAGGCCCACGAGACCATGCTGCGCACCTGGCACCTCGACGGGCTGGCCGTGCGTCCCGACCATCGGATGGTCGCCCACACCGGCTTCCTGCTCTCCGCGCGTCGGCTCGCCGATGATCAGACGCCGCTGCAGCTGAAGAAGCGGGAGAAGCAGTCGGAGGTCACCGCTGAGGACATGGCGGCCTGGATGCCTGAGGACGCCGTGTGGGACGAGCACACCCTGAAACGTCGCACCGTCACCGGACGCAAGGCGCGCAAGGCCGCCACCCATGCGAGGAAGATCGCCGACGCCGCTCGTGAGGGCGACGCCGTCGCGCCGGCCGAGGACGCCGGCCGTGCCGACCACGACCCGCAGGGCGGGGGCGGCAGAGAGGAGCAGACACCATGAGCCAGGAGCACACCCCCGGTTCCCCGACCGGACCGACGACTGCCTCCGCCGAGCAGCTGCAGGAGCGGCTCGACCGCACCCACCGGCAGCTGGACGCGCTGCGCCAGCGCAGCCGGCAGCTCGAGCAGCAGCTGCAGACCGCCGGGACCAACAACCAGCGGATGGCCCGCCTGCTGGAGACCACCCGGAACCAGATGGACCAGCTGCGCCAGGCGCTGCACGCCGACGGGCAGGCTCCCTTCACCTTCGGGACCGTGATCGGCTATCGGGAGAAGCATGAGCTTGTCGAGGGCCGCGAGATCGAGGCCACCACCGGGCCCGGCGTTGACATCCTCCACGCGGGTCGCAAGATGAGGGTCAGCGTGTCGCCGCTGCTCGATCCGGCAGAGCTCCGCCCCGGGCTGGAGGTGCTGCTCAACGAGCACCTCGCCGTGGTGGCGGTCCTGCCGGCCGAGTCCACCGGTGAGCTCGCCCGCGTCAAGGAAGTGCTGCCCGACGGCCGACTGGTGATCCTCAGCCGGGGAGAGGACGAGCGGGTGGTGCGGCTGGCCCTCGGTGAGGGGGACGTCAGCGTCCGGGTGGGCGACGCCGTCACAGTGGATCTGCGCACCGGCACCGCCACCGAGGTCGTCCCGCTCTCGGAGGTGGAGGACGTGGTGCTCGAGGAGACCCCGGATGTGTCCTACGCGGACATCGGAGGGCTCTCTGAGCAGATCGAACAGATCCGTGACGCCGTGGAGCTGCCGTTCCTGCACTCTGACCTGTATCGCGAACACGGGCTCAGCGCGCCCAAGGGCATCCTGCTCTACGGGCCGCCCGGCTGCGGCAAGACGCTGATCGCCAAGGCGGTGGCCTCCTCGCTGCAGGGCGGAGGCGCTCCCGGCGGGCACAAGAACGGGGAGGTCGCGGCCCCGCGCAGCTTCTTCCTCAACATCAAGGGCCCTGAGCTGCTCAACAAGTACGTCGGCGAGACCGAGCGGCACATCCGGGTGATCTTCTCCCGGGCGCGGGAGCGCGCATCGGCGGGCCACCCCGTGGTGGTCTTCTTCGACGAGATGGAGGCGCTGTTCCGGACTCGCGGCACCGGAGTCTCCTCGGATGTGGAGACCACCATCGTCCCGCAGCTGCTGGCCGAGATCGACGGAGTGGAGTCGCTGGACAACGTCATCGTCATCGGCGCCTCCAACCGTGAGGACATGATCGACCCGGCGATCCTGCGTCCGGGCCGCCTGGACGTTAAGATCCGCGTCCGCCGGCCGGGTGCGGCCGGTGCGCGCGAGATCCTGGGCATCCATCTGGGCGGACGTCTGCCGCTGCGCGCCGACTTCGTGGCGGAGCAGGGCGGCCACGCCTCGGCTGTCCAGGCATTGGTCGAGGCCGTCGTCGCCCGGCTCTATCCGGCAGAGTCGGAGCCACGGCTGCGACTGGTCCATGCCGACGGGTCCCGCACCGACTTCGCCGCCGCGGACTTCATCTCCGGCGCCGTGCTGAGCAACATCGTCGACCGGGCCAAGAAGTCCGCGATCAAGGAGTTCCTGGCCTCGGACCGCCGCCCCGACGCCAAGGGGCTGACGGAGGACCAGCTGCTGGCGGCCGCTGAGGCAGAGCTGCGGGACCAGGAGGATCTGGTGAACACCGTCGACCCGCAGGAATGGGCGCGCGTGCTGGGGGCGGCCCCGTCCCCGGTGGTCGGCGTCGAGCGGCTGGCCGGAGGCCCGTCATGAGTGTGCGTCGGCTGATCGGCATGGAGACCGAGTACGGCATCCACGCCCCGCAGAATCCACGGGCCAGCCATGTGGCGCTGTCCATCGAGCTGGTCAACGCCTATGCGGCGGCGGTCACCGAAGAGGGCGGCGCCGTCGCCGGCACGGAGTGGGACTACCAGTCCGAGTCCCCGCTGGTGGACGCCCGCGGCTGGGTGCTGCCGCGCTCCGCCGCGCATGCCAGCCAGCTCACCGACACCGCTGAGGCGCTGGACGGCGTGAGCGGGGGAGATCCTTCGCCCGCGGACGTCGCGAGCCCGGCCGACGTCTCCGAGGGGCAGCAGGGGCACGGGGACTCCGAGTTCCATGCGCCCGGCTCCGCACACTGGCGGGGCGACTTCTTCCGGCTGCGTGAGGGGCAGCCGCAGCTGCTGATGAACCTGGTGCTGTCCAACGGGGCGCGGCTCTATGTGGACCACGCCCACCCGGAGTACTCGGCCCCGGAGACCATCGGCGCCAGGCGCGCCGTGCTCTACGACGTCGCCGGTGACGTCATCGTGCGCCGTGCCGCGCAGCGGCTGGCTGACGAGGAGGGCAGCCCGGAGCTGCTGCTGTACAAGAACAACACCGACGGCAAGTCCGTCTCCTATGGGGCGCACGAGAACTACCTGGTCCCGCGCGAGGTGCCTTTCGACCAGCTGGTCGCCGGACTCATCCCGTTCTTCGTGACGCGGCAGATCATCTGCGGCGCGGGGCGGTTGGGGATCGGTCAGCGGGCCACCGGCGTCGGATTCCAGATCTCCCAGCGCGCAGACTTCTTCGAGGAGGAGGTCGGCCTGGAGACGACGGTCCGTCGGCCGATCATCAACACCCGGGACGAGCCGCACGCGGACGCGGACCGGCATCGCCGGCTCCATGTGATCATCGGCGATGCCAACATGAGCGAGTACTCCGCCTGGCTGCGCGTGGGCACCACGGCGCTGGTGCTGGACCTGATCGAGTCCGGACATGCCCCGCAACTTCGCCTGCACGATCCCGTGGAGGCACTGAAGGCGATCTCTCACGATCCCTCGCTGACCACCACCGTGCGGACGAACCGTGGCCAGATGACGGCCCTGGACATCCAGCGGCTCTACCTGAAGGCCGCGATCTCCCGTGCCTCGGAGAAGTCCGGGCCGAAGACCGCGCTCACCGCCCCGGACACGGAGACCGCCGAGATCCTCGAAGCCTGGGGGACGCTGCTGGAGGATCTCACCGAGGACGTCTCGCAGGCGGCGGACCGTGTCGACTGGGTCGCGAAGCTGGCCCTGATGGAGTCCTACCGGCGCCGTGACGGGCTGGACTGGGATGCGCCCCAGCTGAAGCTGATCGACCTGCAGTACGCCGATCTGCGGCCTGAACGCGGGCTGTACCACAAGCTCGTACGGGCCGGCCGGATGCGGCGGCTGTTCTCCGACGAGCAGATCGCGTGGGCCGCCGCGCACCCGCCGGAGGAGACCCGCGCCTGGCTGCGCGGCCAGCTGGTCGCCCAGCACTCCGAGCACCTCGTGGGGGCCAGCTGGGACCAGATCCTGCTCCGCACAGGCCCGCTGGCCCGCGCCACCCGGCTCAGCATGACCGAACCGACCCGCGGCTCCCGGAACGACGCCGAGCTGGTCCTGCTCGACGCCGACACCCCGGAGAAGCTGGTGGCCGGTCTGACCCGGCTGCTGCAGCCCTGAGCGGGGCGTGTCTGCGGGGCCGTCCTGACGGCCTCGGTGGCAGGGTCGTAGACTCGACCTGAGGCCTGAGAGAGATCGAGACCGCCGAACCGTCGGCGCCCAGCCCGGGCGGCGTCACCTCGGCGGGGAGAAGAGGAGCGACCATGCCGTCCCAGCCGCAGCGCCGTCCCAGCGAGAGCGCCCAGGACCGACCCGCAGTGCCCGACGACGGCGCCGCAGCTCCGGTGCCCGCCGGCGGCAGCACCCAGTCCCAGGGCCGCGCCGAGGAGCTCGACAGCCTGCTCGACGAGATCGACTCGGTGCTGGAGACCAACGCGGAGGAGTTCGTCAAGGGGTTCGTCCAGAAGGGCGGGCAGTAGCCGGATGGAGCGACGCGTCGTCGGTGTGGAGACCGAGTTCGGACTGGCCCACCAGGGGCGCGGGCGGCGCGGTCTGCCGCCCGACGAGGCGGCCCGCTACCTGTTCCGCCCGGTGGTCGACTGGGGGCGCAGCTCCAACGTCTTCATCCCCAACGGCTCCCGCCTCTACCTCGATGTCGGCTCCCATCCGGAATACGCCACCGCCGAGTGTGACGACCTCCTCGACCTCATCGCCTCGGACCGCGCCGGCGAGCTGATCATGCATGATCTCGCGCTCCGCGCCCAGGAGGCGATGGCCGCCGACGGGCTGCCCGGCTCGGTGTACCTGCTGAAGAACAACATCGATTCCCAGGGCAACTCCTACGGATCCCATGAGAACTACCTGATTCCGCGCACCACCCATTTCCGGCGGCTCTCCACGGTGCTGCTGCCCTTCCTGGTCACGCGGCAGATCATCGCCGGGGCCGGGCGGATCGTGCCCCCAACCGAGGACCAGGAGGCCCATTTCGCCTTCTCCCAGCGGGCGGACCACATGTGGGAGGGCATCTCGTCGGCCACCACCCGCTCTCGGCCGATCATCAACACTCGCGACGAGCCGCACGCCGATGCGGCCGTGCATCGTCGGCTGCACGTCATCGTCGGGGACTCCAGCATGTCCGAGACCACCCAGCTGCTGCGCTTCGGCTCCACGGACCTGGTGCTGCGAATGATCGAGTCAGGGGCGCCCCTGGGGGATCATGAGCTGGAGAACCCGATCAGCGCGATCCGCCACATCAGCCATGACGTCACCGGCCGGGCGAGGGTGCGGACACGGGAGGGCCGCCAGGTGACCGCCGTGGAGATCCAGCAGAACCTGTTCGATCGGGCACGGAGCTTCGTGGCTCGGCACGGTGCTCACCACGATCGTGTCGGGGAGGTCCTCGAGCTCTGGGGCCGCGCCGTGGAGGCGGTCGCCAGCGGGGACCACTCGCTCATCGATCGCGAGATCGACTGGGCGATCAAACGACGACTCATCGATGAGGTTGCCGGCCG
It contains:
- a CDS encoding proteasome assembly chaperone family protein; its protein translation is MRSVDEQSQPEDAPQETEARAARFIHHLRESAETPDARPTVMVLAFEGWNDAGGAASSAVRSITTAADGELVERIDDEDYYDYQFTRPRVRRTGTHREIVWPATRIYRARPESTPLDLLLVNGVEPSFRWQAFTAEILTKAVEHDVAAIVLVGALLADVPHTRPIPAALSSEDAALQDALDVDAPTYEGPTGIVGVLAHTANQAGIPAVSLWAAVPHYVGQAPSPKAQLALMRQLEDLLGLTLEVEEVAEDAEAWERGVDELAQEDTDIAEYVQRLEEATDTPSLPEASGEAIAREFERYLRRRRPPEPGDG
- a CDS encoding HAD family hydrolase; translated protein: MLSHTSSADPSRPLQAVFWDMDGTLVDTEPYWIASEYELVAAHGGTWSEEQAHSLVGQALTHSAAVLQAAGVDLSVREIIDHLIGRVVAKVREEMPWRPGARELLQELHAAGVRCALVTMSEGPLAHEVVDALPEGQIEFIVSGDMVTRGKPDPEAYHRAFERMAADHPEPLERGRCLAVEDSVPGTAAAADSGIVTLAVPHMSPLPDSGRWHVLPSLRGLGVDALERLVSVSPGSALGSLVRP
- a CDS encoding site-2 protease family protein yields the protein MTRRLSGGGFTIARVAGTPVRLQYSWFLVSAVIVVLFGPQVQRIFPEIGPLAYLVAAAYAVLLLVSVLAHELAHALTARAFGWPSTEIELNLWGGHTQFVTRGATPGKSLAVALAGPAANLLIAAVGWALIEALEPVGVLGMLASVTVLVNFLVGVFNLLPGHPLDGGRIVESAVWRSTGSQDRGMLASGWAGRAVVVAIAATVLALAASGSPRVSILVVVVATMVCFFLWQGAGESVRLARARLAHRRGLDGGREGSQER
- a CDS encoding tRNA (adenine-N1)-methyltransferase codes for the protein MRKGPLQAGQRVQLTDRRGRPSTITLQRGGEWHTHQGVLRHDTLIGQPEGIVVANDADHQYQVLRPLLNDYVLSMPRGATVVYPKDSAQIVQIADVFPGAHVVEAGVGSGALSLSLLRAVGDQGTVHSYERREDFAEIARGNVEGFFGQRHPGWQVHVGDMQEQVPRIEAPGSVDRVVLDMLAPWECLDAVRRALAPGGVWVSYVATVTQLSRLAEAIRASGVFTEPEAHETMLRTWHLDGLAVRPDHRMVAHTGFLLSARRLADDQTPLQLKKREKQSEVTAEDMAAWMPEDAVWDEHTLKRRTVTGRKARKAATHARKIADAAREGDAVAPAEDAGRADHDPQGGGGREEQTP
- the arc gene encoding proteasome ATPase yields the protein MSQEHTPGSPTGPTTASAEQLQERLDRTHRQLDALRQRSRQLEQQLQTAGTNNQRMARLLETTRNQMDQLRQALHADGQAPFTFGTVIGYREKHELVEGREIEATTGPGVDILHAGRKMRVSVSPLLDPAELRPGLEVLLNEHLAVVAVLPAESTGELARVKEVLPDGRLVILSRGEDERVVRLALGEGDVSVRVGDAVTVDLRTGTATEVVPLSEVEDVVLEETPDVSYADIGGLSEQIEQIRDAVELPFLHSDLYREHGLSAPKGILLYGPPGCGKTLIAKAVASSLQGGGAPGGHKNGEVAAPRSFFLNIKGPELLNKYVGETERHIRVIFSRARERASAGHPVVVFFDEMEALFRTRGTGVSSDVETTIVPQLLAEIDGVESLDNVIVIGASNREDMIDPAILRPGRLDVKIRVRRPGAAGAREILGIHLGGRLPLRADFVAEQGGHASAVQALVEAVVARLYPAESEPRLRLVHADGSRTDFAAADFISGAVLSNIVDRAKKSAIKEFLASDRRPDAKGLTEDQLLAAAEAELRDQEDLVNTVDPQEWARVLGAAPSPVVGVERLAGGPS